A window of the Streptomyces sp. Ag109_O5-10 genome harbors these coding sequences:
- a CDS encoding alpha/beta hydrolase: MHIRRITRRTPIRSRAHTRTMAAALLSAAALLASACSSAGSASTSASTSADPAQLAALPRSTPSALAPYYDQKLTWRDCGVPGFQCTTMKAPLDYAEPGAGDVRLAVARKKATGKAKPLGSLLVNPGGPGGSAVDYLQQYAGVGYPAEVRARYDMVAVDPRGVARSEPVECLDGPQMDTFTETDVTPDDQQETDRLVAEFKTFAEACGKRSAQLLRHVSTVDSARDMDILRAALGDRKLNYVGASYGTFLGATYAGLFPARVGRMVLDGAMNPSLSARELNLQQTAGFETAFQSFARDCAKRTDCPLGDKGSTPTKVADNLATFFKKLDAHPVPTGDPDGRKLTESLGTTGVIAAMYDQAEWERLRDALRTAMKDNDGAGLLALSDSYYERDADGRYSNLMFANAAVNCLDLPPAFTSPEGVEKALPEFEKASPVFGPNLAWASLNCAYWPVRATGEPRRIEAKGAAPIVVVGTTRDPATPYPWAQSLAGQLSSSRLLTYVGDGHTAYGRGSTCIDSAIDTYLLGGTPPAKGKRCS, translated from the coding sequence ATGCACATCAGGCGAATCACCCGCCGGACCCCAATTCGATCCCGGGCCCATACCCGGACGATGGCGGCCGCCCTGCTCTCGGCCGCCGCCCTGCTCGCCTCCGCGTGCTCCTCCGCCGGGAGCGCGTCGACGTCGGCGTCCACGTCGGCCGACCCCGCCCAGCTGGCCGCGCTGCCCCGCTCGACACCGTCCGCGCTGGCGCCGTACTACGACCAGAAGCTCACCTGGCGGGACTGCGGCGTCCCCGGTTTCCAGTGCACGACGATGAAGGCCCCGCTGGACTACGCCGAGCCCGGCGCGGGTGACGTCCGGCTGGCGGTCGCCCGCAAGAAGGCCACCGGCAAGGCGAAGCCGCTGGGATCGCTGCTGGTCAACCCCGGCGGGCCGGGCGGCTCGGCGGTGGACTACCTCCAGCAGTACGCGGGCGTCGGCTACCCCGCCGAGGTGCGGGCGCGCTACGACATGGTCGCCGTCGACCCGCGCGGAGTCGCCCGCAGCGAGCCCGTCGAGTGCCTGGACGGGCCGCAGATGGACACGTTCACCGAGACCGACGTGACCCCCGACGACCAGCAGGAGACGGACCGCCTGGTCGCGGAGTTCAAGACGTTCGCGGAGGCCTGCGGGAAGCGCTCCGCGCAGCTGCTGCGCCATGTCTCCACCGTCGACTCGGCGCGGGACATGGACATCCTGCGGGCCGCGCTCGGCGACCGGAAGCTTAACTACGTGGGCGCGTCCTACGGCACCTTCCTCGGCGCGACCTACGCCGGCCTGTTCCCGGCACGCGTCGGCCGGATGGTCCTGGACGGCGCGATGAACCCGTCCCTGTCCGCGCGCGAGCTGAACCTCCAGCAGACGGCGGGGTTCGAGACGGCGTTCCAGTCCTTCGCCAGGGACTGCGCGAAGCGCACCGACTGCCCGCTCGGCGACAAGGGCAGCACGCCGACGAAGGTCGCCGACAACCTCGCGACGTTCTTCAAGAAGCTGGACGCGCACCCCGTCCCGACCGGCGACCCGGACGGCCGGAAGCTGACCGAGTCCCTGGGGACGACCGGCGTGATCGCGGCGATGTACGACCAGGCCGAGTGGGAGCGACTGCGCGACGCCCTGCGCACGGCGATGAAGGACAACGACGGCGCGGGCCTGCTCGCCCTCTCCGACAGCTACTACGAGCGGGATGCGGACGGCCGCTACTCGAACCTCATGTTCGCCAACGCCGCGGTGAACTGCCTGGACCTGCCGCCCGCCTTCACCAGCCCCGAGGGGGTCGAGAAGGCACTGCCCGAGTTCGAGAAGGCGTCCCCGGTGTTCGGCCCGAACCTGGCGTGGGCCTCGCTGAACTGCGCGTACTGGCCGGTGCGGGCCACCGGCGAGCCTCGCCGGATCGAGGCGAAGGGCGCCGCCCCCATCGTCGTGGTCGGCACCACCCGCGATCCCGCGACCCCCTACCCCTGGGCCCAGTCCCTGGCCGGCCAGCTCTCCTCGAGCCGCCTGCTCACCTACGTCGGCGACGGCCACACCGCCTATGGCCGGGGCAGCACCTGCATCGATTCCGCGATCGACACCTACCTCCTCGGCGGCACCCCACCGGCGAAGGGAAAGCGCTGCTCATAG
- a CDS encoding DNA polymerase III subunit delta', whose translation MTVWDDLVGQERVSEVLTAAARDADALVTAAATDQPPPESSKMTHAWLFTGPPGAGRNRTARAFAAALQCVSPDRALGGVPGCGFCDGCHTALVGTHADVTTVAAVGAEILVKDMRDTVRKSYTSPATGRWQIILVEDAERLNEKSANAVLKAVEEPAPRTVWLLCAPSLEDVLPTIRSRCRHLNLRTPSVDAVADMLVRREGVEPEVAAAAARATQGHVDRARRLATDPAARERRAAVLKLPLRLDEIGACLKAAQELVDAAAEDAKQLAEEMDGKETEELKAALGAAQGGRLPRGTAGVMKDLEDMQKRRRTRTQRDSLDVALTDLTGFYRDVLALQLGSRVAIANADAGDLLERLARAGSPEATLRRIEAIAACRDALDRNVAPLLAVEAMTMALRAG comes from the coding sequence ATGACCGTGTGGGACGACCTCGTCGGGCAGGAGCGGGTGAGTGAGGTGCTCACCGCCGCCGCCCGGGACGCCGACGCCCTCGTCACCGCCGCCGCGACCGACCAGCCGCCACCGGAGTCGTCGAAGATGACCCACGCCTGGCTGTTCACCGGCCCGCCCGGCGCCGGCCGCAACCGGACGGCGCGGGCCTTCGCCGCCGCCCTCCAGTGCGTGAGCCCCGACCGTGCGCTGGGCGGCGTCCCCGGCTGCGGCTTCTGCGACGGCTGCCACACCGCGCTCGTCGGCACCCACGCGGACGTCACCACGGTCGCCGCCGTCGGCGCCGAGATCCTGGTCAAGGACATGCGCGACACGGTCCGCAAGTCGTACACCTCCCCGGCGACCGGACGGTGGCAGATCATCCTGGTCGAGGACGCCGAGCGGCTGAACGAGAAGTCGGCCAACGCCGTCCTCAAGGCCGTCGAGGAGCCCGCCCCCCGCACGGTCTGGCTGCTCTGCGCGCCCTCGCTGGAGGACGTGCTGCCCACGATCCGCTCCCGCTGCCGCCACCTGAACCTGCGCACGCCCTCCGTGGACGCGGTCGCCGACATGCTCGTCCGCCGCGAGGGCGTCGAGCCCGAGGTGGCCGCGGCCGCCGCCCGGGCCACCCAGGGGCACGTCGACCGGGCCCGCCGACTGGCCACCGACCCGGCAGCCCGCGAGCGCCGCGCGGCCGTGCTGAAGCTGCCGCTGCGGCTGGACGAGATCGGCGCGTGCCTGAAGGCCGCCCAGGAGCTGGTGGACGCGGCGGCGGAGGACGCCAAGCAGCTCGCCGAGGAGATGGACGGCAAGGAGACCGAGGAGCTGAAGGCGGCGCTCGGCGCGGCCCAGGGCGGGCGTCTGCCGCGCGGCACGGCAGGCGTGATGAAGGACCTGGAGGACATGCAGAAGCGCCGCCGCACCAGGACCCAGCGCGACAGCCTCGACGTCGCCCTCACCGACCTGACCGGTTTCTACCGCGACGTCCTCGCGCTCCAGCTGGGTTCCAGGGTCGCGATCGCCAACGCGGACGCCGGGGACCTTCTGGAGCGGCTGGCCCGTGCCGGCTCGCCCGAGGCCACGCTGCGCCGGATCGAGGCGATCGCGGCCTGCCGGGACGCCCTCGACCGGAACGTGGCGCCGCTGCTGGCGGTGGAGGCGATGACGATGGCGCTCAGAGCGGGCTGA
- the tmk gene encoding dTMP kinase, translating to MTRAEQPTAPQTDPDDALVADSRERAVRSLLRRPELRRLWSAQLVSGIGDSLALLVLVVLTLQAAVAQGSFGGGYRGAALAVAVVFGVRILATLLFGAVLLGPLTTLTAQDGPLDRRWTMVGADGLRTVLLIIAPLWIDWTPANALTLVLATAFVTGVAERFWTVCRESAAPALLPAPPPEGATVRPLPDHLDALRRLSLRTTFLTVPLAAAALVVASLVNNLLGTGIAWFAQHQAALGSYLAAGLFAASLSVLVYLEVPGTRTPRARSPLEGLRRPKTTDGADTGRTGAIPLLVLACAAIAGAISAAVAVCVLHARDLGGGPVLYGLLVLALTGGVAVGIRTAPALLPTLSRRRLLSLAIAFTGIALLAAGLVPDVTTVLLIVALAGIGAGVAANTGHTLLDQETEDSRRIRTTEHLHAVVRVAIALGALVAPLVAALIGPHRLENGKFVFAHGGAAFTLMLVGALLLPVAAVVLAKVDDRAGVPLRHDLRDALLGGDDPAQTPTANGFFIALEGGDGAGKSTQAEALAEWIRAKGHEVVLTREPGATPVGKRLRSILLDVSSAGLSHRAEALLYAADRAEHVDTVVRPALGRGAVVISDRYIDSSVAYQGAGRDLSPTEVARINRWATAGLVPHLTVLLDVEPETARERFTEAPDRLESEPAEFHARVRAGFLTLAASDPGRYLVVDAGQEPESVTTVIRARLDTVLPLSEAEIKAAEEARKAAEEEARRKAELEAARKAEEERVERERQEQLAKLRAEEEERKRRELEEAQRREAERQAEEARLRAEEARRRAEEEQARLLAEENARAEAEARRKAEEEQRRRQAEEEARLHAEAEERRLEKQRKAEEALLKAEQARRAAAEAAAAADVAAQQSAARQPTAPGVTPEAATMPTPVVKPDVRADETKVLRPVRYERAPAAHESDAEVTAQLPQPPVGPAGAADETAVLPPVTSGAADETAVLPPVGAADETAVLPPVPPGAADETAVLPPVRDGAGAPADGPADRMPPGFFRDERAGGNPDGSQDRTREMPQVDADGAAEDQAPRRRPRPDWAEETPLDDLPSLADELLGSYEEPDYDDEGGRRGRGRRG from the coding sequence ATGACGCGAGCCGAGCAACCAACGGCCCCCCAGACAGATCCGGACGACGCGCTGGTAGCGGATTCCCGCGAGCGCGCCGTCCGCTCGCTGCTGCGCCGACCCGAACTGAGGCGGTTGTGGAGCGCCCAGCTCGTGAGCGGGATCGGCGACAGCCTGGCGTTGCTGGTGCTTGTCGTGCTCACGCTCCAGGCAGCCGTGGCCCAGGGCTCCTTCGGCGGCGGCTACCGCGGTGCGGCGCTCGCGGTGGCGGTCGTCTTCGGGGTGCGCATTCTCGCCACCCTTCTCTTCGGCGCGGTCCTGCTGGGCCCGCTCACCACGCTGACCGCGCAGGACGGCCCGCTCGACCGCCGCTGGACCATGGTCGGCGCCGACGGCCTGCGCACGGTCCTGCTGATCATCGCGCCCCTGTGGATCGACTGGACCCCGGCGAACGCCCTGACGCTCGTCCTCGCGACGGCCTTCGTCACCGGGGTCGCCGAGCGCTTCTGGACCGTCTGCCGGGAGAGCGCGGCCCCGGCGCTGCTGCCCGCCCCGCCCCCGGAGGGCGCCACGGTACGACCGCTGCCCGACCACCTGGACGCCCTGCGCCGCCTCTCGCTGCGGACGACGTTCCTCACGGTCCCGCTCGCGGCCGCCGCCCTGGTCGTCGCGTCGCTGGTCAACAACCTGCTGGGCACGGGCATCGCCTGGTTCGCCCAGCACCAGGCGGCCCTCGGCTCGTACCTGGCGGCGGGCCTGTTCGCCGCGTCCCTCTCGGTGCTGGTCTACCTGGAGGTGCCCGGCACCCGCACCCCGCGCGCGCGGTCGCCGCTGGAGGGCCTGCGCCGCCCCAAGACCACCGACGGCGCCGACACCGGCCGCACCGGAGCCATCCCGCTCCTCGTGCTGGCCTGCGCCGCGATCGCCGGTGCCATCTCCGCCGCCGTCGCCGTCTGCGTGCTGCATGCCAGGGACCTGGGCGGCGGCCCGGTCCTGTACGGCCTGCTGGTGCTCGCCCTGACCGGCGGGGTCGCCGTCGGCATCCGTACGGCGCCCGCGCTGCTCCCGACGCTCTCCCGCCGCCGCCTGCTGTCCCTGGCGATCGCCTTCACCGGCATCGCGTTGCTGGCCGCGGGCCTGGTTCCCGACGTCACCACCGTGCTCCTGATCGTCGCGCTGGCCGGCATCGGCGCGGGCGTGGCCGCGAACACCGGGCACACCCTGCTCGACCAGGAGACCGAGGACTCCCGCCGGATCCGTACGACCGAACACCTGCACGCGGTGGTCCGGGTCGCCATAGCGCTCGGCGCGCTGGTCGCCCCCCTGGTGGCCGCGCTGATCGGACCGCACCGCCTGGAGAACGGCAAGTTCGTGTTCGCGCACGGCGGCGCCGCGTTCACCCTGATGCTGGTCGGCGCGCTGCTGCTGCCGGTGGCCGCGGTGGTGCTCGCCAAGGTCGACGACCGCGCGGGCGTACCGCTCCGGCACGACCTGCGGGACGCGCTGCTCGGCGGCGACGACCCGGCGCAGACACCCACGGCCAATGGTTTCTTCATCGCCCTGGAGGGCGGCGACGGCGCCGGCAAGTCCACCCAGGCCGAGGCCCTCGCCGAGTGGATCCGGGCCAAGGGCCACGAGGTCGTCCTCACCCGCGAACCCGGCGCCACCCCGGTCGGCAAGCGGCTGCGCTCGATCCTCCTCGACGTCTCCTCCGCCGGCCTGTCGCACCGCGCGGAGGCCCTGCTGTACGCGGCCGACCGCGCGGAGCACGTCGACACCGTCGTCCGGCCCGCCCTGGGGCGCGGCGCGGTCGTCATCTCCGACCGGTACATCGACTCCTCCGTCGCCTACCAGGGCGCGGGCCGCGACCTCTCCCCGACCGAGGTCGCCCGCATCAACCGCTGGGCGACAGCCGGCCTCGTCCCGCACCTGACCGTCCTGCTGGACGTGGAGCCCGAGACCGCCCGCGAGCGGTTCACCGAGGCGCCCGACCGGCTGGAGTCCGAGCCCGCCGAGTTCCACGCGCGCGTGCGGGCCGGCTTCCTCACCCTTGCCGCCTCCGACCCCGGCCGCTACCTGGTGGTCGACGCCGGCCAGGAGCCCGAGTCGGTCACCACCGTCATCCGGGCCCGGCTCGACACCGTGCTGCCGCTCTCCGAGGCTGAGATCAAGGCCGCCGAGGAGGCCCGCAAGGCCGCCGAGGAGGAGGCCCGGCGCAAGGCGGAGCTGGAGGCCGCGCGCAAGGCCGAGGAGGAGCGCGTCGAACGCGAGCGTCAGGAACAGCTCGCCAAGCTCCGTGCCGAGGAGGAGGAGCGCAAGCGCCGCGAGCTGGAGGAGGCGCAGCGCCGCGAGGCCGAACGGCAGGCGGAGGAGGCCCGGCTGCGTGCCGAGGAGGCCCGTCGCCGTGCCGAGGAGGAGCAGGCCCGGCTGCTCGCCGAGGAGAATGCCCGCGCGGAGGCCGAGGCCCGCCGCAAGGCCGAGGAGGAACAGCGCCGCAGGCAGGCCGAGGAAGAGGCCCGGCTGCACGCCGAGGCCGAGGAACGGCGGCTGGAGAAGCAGCGCAAGGCCGAGGAGGCCCTCCTCAAGGCCGAGCAGGCGCGGCGCGCCGCGGCGGAGGCGGCGGCAGCGGCCGACGTGGCCGCCCAGCAGTCCGCCGCACGGCAGCCGACGGCGCCGGGCGTCACACCGGAGGCGGCGACCATGCCGACGCCGGTGGTGAAGCCGGACGTCCGGGCCGACGAGACGAAGGTGCTGCGTCCGGTACGGTACGAGCGGGCACCCGCGGCCCACGAGTCCGACGCCGAGGTGACGGCACAACTGCCGCAGCCGCCGGTGGGGCCCGCGGGCGCGGCTGACGAGACGGCGGTGCTGCCGCCGGTAACGTCGGGCGCCGCGGACGAGACGGCGGTGCTGCCCCCCGTGGGCGCGGCCGACGAGACGGCCGTGCTGCCTCCGGTGCCGCCGGGCGCCGCGGACGAGACCGCCGTGCTGCCTCCCGTGCGGGACGGCGCCGGGGCGCCCGCCGACGGCCCGGCGGACCGGATGCCGCCCGGCTTCTTCCGGGACGAGCGGGCGGGCGGGAACCCCGACGGCTCCCAGGACCGCACCCGCGAGATGCCACAGGTCGACGCGGACGGCGCCGCCGAGGACCAGGCGCCGCGCCGGCGCCCCCGGCCCGACTGGGCCGAGGAGACCCCGCTGGACGATCTGCCGTCGCTGGCGGACGAGCTGCTGGGGTCGTACGAGGAGCCGGACTACGACGACGAGGGTGGCCGTCGGGGTCGCGGCCGGCGCGGCTGA